The following coding sequences lie in one Caproicibacterium argilliputei genomic window:
- the hcp gene encoding hydroxylamine reductase, with the protein MENMFCFQCEQTAGGKGCAAAQGVCGKKQDTALLQDKLTGALIGLARTANNNVPDAAATRAIIEGLFATVTNVSFDSTAIRRQIDEVHAEKAKLPGCACCSSGCGNDYDMKELWNDNEDIRSLKSLILFGMRGMAAYAFHALMLGYTDDKVNSFFYKGLLAVGSNLDMNDLLPLVMETGKANLKCMELLDRANTETYGTPVPTTVPLTIEKGPFIVISGHDLHDLYLLLEQTKGKGVNIYTHGEMLPTHAYPKLKAYPQLKGNFGTAWQNQQKEFADIPAPVLFTTNCLMPVKDSYRDRIFTTEVVAYPDMVHIGDDKDFAPVINKALELGGYPEDKIMTGINGGTQVTTGFSHGTVLSVADKVVNAVKSGAIKHFFLVGGCDGAKPGRNYYTEFVKKSPKDSIILTLGCGKYRFNDIDLGTIGGLPRIMDMGQCNDAYSAIRVALAMAEAFQCGVNELPLTIVLSWYEQKAVAVLLTLLSLGIKNIYLGPTLPAFVSPNVLNYLVENFQITPTSDPETDLKKILNQ; encoded by the coding sequence ATGGAGAATATGTTTTGTTTCCAGTGTGAACAGACGGCAGGCGGCAAAGGCTGCGCCGCCGCTCAAGGAGTATGTGGAAAGAAACAGGATACTGCGCTTTTGCAGGATAAGCTGACCGGCGCATTAATCGGGCTTGCCCGCACCGCGAACAACAATGTTCCGGACGCAGCGGCAACCCGTGCAATCATTGAAGGGCTTTTTGCCACGGTCACCAACGTCAGTTTTGACAGTACGGCCATACGGCGTCAGATCGACGAAGTGCACGCGGAAAAGGCAAAGCTTCCTGGGTGCGCCTGCTGTTCGTCGGGCTGCGGCAATGATTACGATATGAAGGAATTATGGAACGACAATGAAGACATCCGATCGCTCAAATCTCTGATTTTATTCGGAATGCGCGGCATGGCCGCCTATGCGTTCCATGCGCTGATGCTCGGCTACACCGACGATAAGGTAAACAGCTTTTTCTATAAAGGCCTTTTGGCTGTCGGCTCCAATTTGGACATGAATGATTTACTGCCGCTGGTCATGGAAACAGGCAAGGCCAATCTGAAATGTATGGAGCTGCTCGACCGCGCCAACACCGAAACCTATGGTACGCCTGTGCCCACAACGGTTCCGCTAACAATAGAAAAGGGCCCGTTCATCGTGATTTCCGGACATGATCTGCACGACCTGTACCTGCTGCTCGAGCAAACAAAAGGCAAAGGCGTCAATATTTATACCCATGGGGAAATGCTTCCTACCCACGCTTATCCTAAGCTGAAGGCATACCCGCAGCTGAAGGGCAACTTCGGCACCGCCTGGCAGAACCAACAGAAGGAATTTGCGGATATTCCGGCCCCGGTGCTGTTCACCACAAACTGCCTGATGCCCGTCAAAGACAGCTACCGTGACCGCATCTTTACCACCGAAGTTGTTGCCTACCCAGACATGGTACATATCGGAGACGACAAAGATTTTGCTCCGGTGATCAACAAGGCTCTGGAGCTCGGTGGCTATCCGGAGGATAAAATCATGACCGGCATCAACGGCGGAACTCAGGTGACAACCGGGTTCAGCCATGGAACGGTGCTCTCCGTGGCTGACAAAGTGGTCAACGCGGTTAAATCCGGAGCAATCAAACACTTTTTCCTCGTTGGCGGCTGCGACGGTGCAAAACCGGGCCGCAATTACTACACCGAGTTTGTAAAGAAATCGCCGAAAGATAGTATTATTCTTACGCTCGGCTGCGGCAAATACCGCTTTAACGATATTGATCTCGGTACCATCGGCGGGCTGCCCCGCATCATGGATATGGGGCAGTGCAACGACGCTTACAGCGCCATCCGCGTCGCTCTCGCCATGGCGGAAGCTTTCCAGTGTGGCGTCAACGAGCTGCCGCTGACAATAGTGCTTTCCTGGTACGAGCAAAAAGCCGTGGCGGTCCTGCTTACGCTGCTTTCTCTCGGCATCAAAAACATTTATCTGGGCCCAACGCTTCCCGCTTTCGTCTCGCCGAACGTTCTGAATTATCTGGTTGAGAACTTCCAGATCACGCCTACAAGCGACCCGGAAACCGATCTCAAAAAGATATTGAACCAATAA
- a CDS encoding ferredoxin, producing MTNMKVTIDRSGCIGCGLCAETCPEVFRMNEDGKAEVYAQPDKDCENTAAEAAENCPVAVIKAKE from the coding sequence ATGACGAATATGAAAGTAACAATCGACCGTTCTGGCTGCATAGGCTGCGGGCTTTGTGCCGAAACCTGCCCGGAGGTTTTCAGAATGAACGAAGACGGCAAGGCCGAGGTCTATGCCCAGCCGGATAAAGACTGCGAAAATACTGCTGCGGAGGCCGCTGAGAATTGTCCGGTTGCCGTAATAAAGGCGAAAGAATAA
- a CDS encoding cupin domain-containing protein: protein MSEIFIKNMEHETVLNLAEQVKTLPGQVVSKTLAQNDAISITLFAFDKGEEISTHDSDGDAMVTVLEGTGRFTVDGKEHIVSAGEVLIMPAKKPHAVYAQEAFKMLLVVVFPNDRQKG, encoded by the coding sequence ATGTCGGAAATATTTATCAAAAACATGGAACACGAAACCGTACTGAATCTGGCGGAACAGGTAAAAACATTGCCGGGGCAGGTGGTCAGCAAGACGCTGGCGCAGAATGACGCGATCAGCATCACGCTTTTCGCGTTTGACAAAGGGGAGGAAATCAGCACCCATGACTCTGACGGCGACGCCATGGTGACGGTGTTGGAAGGAACAGGCCGTTTTACCGTCGACGGCAAAGAGCATATCGTGAGCGCCGGTGAAGTGCTCATTATGCCGGCAAAAAAGCCGCACGCGGTCTATGCACAGGAAGCCTTCAAAATGCTTCTTGTGGTCGTATTCCCCAATGACCGGCAGAAAGGATGA
- a CDS encoding 4Fe-4S binding protein, protein MVRKIIHIDSEKCNGCGMCAAACHEGAIGMVEGKAKLLREDYCDGLGDCLPVCPTGAISFEEREANAFNEKEVQLQMNENRTPVFSGCPGSMAKAIQRPEASHVEEQKTQPSESELTQWPVQIKLVPVNAPYFDGANLLVAADCTAFAYGGFHREFIKNHITLIGCPKLDEGDYSQKLTEIINSNNIKSVKVVRMEVPCCGGIENAVKQALVNSGKMIPWQVVIISTDGKIIEE, encoded by the coding sequence ATGGTAAGAAAAATCATTCACATAGATTCGGAAAAATGTAACGGCTGCGGTATGTGTGCCGCCGCTTGCCATGAGGGAGCCATCGGTATGGTCGAAGGCAAGGCAAAGTTGTTACGTGAAGATTACTGCGACGGGCTTGGAGACTGCCTTCCCGTCTGTCCCACTGGGGCTATTTCTTTTGAAGAGCGCGAGGCGAATGCGTTTAACGAAAAAGAGGTGCAATTACAAATGAACGAGAATAGAACCCCTGTCTTCAGCGGCTGTCCGGGAAGCATGGCAAAAGCGATCCAACGTCCTGAAGCTTCTCACGTGGAAGAACAGAAAACACAACCGTCTGAAAGTGAACTGACGCAGTGGCCGGTACAGATCAAGCTTGTGCCGGTAAACGCCCCCTATTTCGACGGCGCCAATCTTTTGGTGGCAGCGGACTGCACGGCGTTTGCCTATGGAGGTTTTCACCGGGAATTTATCAAAAACCATATTACCTTGATCGGCTGCCCCAAGCTGGACGAGGGTGATTATTCGCAGAAGCTTACCGAAATCATCAACAGCAATAATATTAAGAGCGTCAAAGTAGTCCGGATGGAAGTCCCATGCTGCGGTGGAATTGAAAATGCTGTGAAGCAGGCACTTGTGAACAGCGGAAAAATGATTCCGTGGCAGGTTGTTATTATTTCAACAGACGGCAAAATAATTGAAGAATAG